In the Bacteroidales bacterium genome, ACAAGCGTAACGAAGAAAACGGACATTATGAACAAATACTATTTAGCTAATAATTGAGAAGGAGCATTACCAACAATATTTGTACAAACCGGATATTTTATATTTGTACTTGCGTTTTTAATTTCAATAAGTTTAATAAAAAATGCTCTTTCTGCAAAAAAATCAAAAACATACAAAAGTTTTTGTTTTTCGTCTTTAATAAATTCTGAAATTGGAGAAACATCCATAACAATTTTACTATAATCATCATCTTGCTCCATTTCCATCAATGTAATTTCCCGTTCTTTTTCCCATTTTTCATTAGTTAAAAAAAATGATGCAAGCTGTGAATTGTCATATCCAACTGATTGTTGTATGGCATTATGGAAATCTAAAAATGTTTGTTCCGAATTTATTTCTATATCTCGTAGAAAGTCAGCATTTTCGCTTGAAAGAATTCTAAATTTATAGATCATTTTTTTTTAATTAATATTTTTAATAAATTTTATTGTATCAATGTTGTCAGAATAATTCCAAAGTTCAGGATATTGAGAGCAACCAAAATCAATTTTATCAGTAATTTCTTTAATATTTGAAACAATACATTGTATGTTTTCTCTCTGGTTTGAAATATTTTTAATTATTTGTTTGATATTATTATAATATTCGTAATTTATTATTGATATGGGTGAATAAATATGGTTATCATTTTTTAAAATAACAAATCCGTTGTCAAAAAATTGGATATTATTCATCTGTAAAATAGATTTGTTATAATTATAGTTATTCGCATATTTATTATGATTTATAATATATTTATATGATTGAATTGATTTAAAAAAAAGATTAAAATCATAATTTTGAGGAAAATAAATTTTTGATACACTTCTACATCCCAAACCAAAATAAAGAAAAATATCATCAGCTAATTTTTGTAGATCATTCATTGTTTCGTTACCCGAAAGTACAGCAATACCAGTCCTGTTTTTTCTGATAATATTTGGATATTTACTAAAATAATATTCAAAATATCGTGAGGCATTATTACTTCCTGTTGCTATTATTGCATCAAAATCATTAAGTTTATTTTTTTCAATAATCATAAGTTCTTTAAATTCAGTATTTACAGCCTGAAGAAGTTCTGAAACCAACTCATATAATATAATATCTTTTGAAGAAGGTTTGCCAACAAAAATATTACCTGTAATTAAAACGCAAAGCATATCATGAAAACCAACCAAAGGAATATTTCCTGCCATTATTACAGCTATTTTTTTTTGTTTGGTTTTTTCAGAAAATGAATAATATTTATTTATCCAGTTATTTAAATTTTTATGCGATAAAGAATTTGATAATGAAATTAATCTAAGCAATATATTTTTTTTCGTAAACCAGGGATTTTGAATTTCGGCTTCTTCAATTTTTTTCTTAAACAAATCGAAATATTTACCAGCTAACTTATCCGTTTTACTGCTAATATTTGATGCTTTTGAAATATTATCGTTTAATTTTTGTGTTAAAGAAGATAATAATTCCCCAAATAAAACTAAATATTCAATTCTCTCAGTTAAATTCATATTTAGAAAAATTGATATTTTTCAAATTTAGTTTTATAAAATATGAAACTGAAATATTTTAACGAATTAATGTTTAATGCAGGATAAATATTTTACGAATTAATTTATTTGAAATATATTACAACGAATGAATATTCTGATGGAAATATTTATGCAGAACTATTACTTTTTAATGTTTTCAGTTTTTCTTCAAGATTTATTTTTTCGGTAATATCAATTATTAAAACGAGTACTTTATCATAGTCTCCTTCAGTATTTTTAAAAGGGTTAAATGATTCTTTTAACCAGACATCACCATGAATTGTTGAGTATTTTGAGGTTTGTTCAAAAGCTATACCATTTCTTAAATTATTCCACATAGCTTGATAATCTTCATTTTCATCAATCGAGAGACTGATAAATTTTTTCCCTATTATATCCGATGCATTTATTTTTATAATTTCAGCAAATAAATTATTTGTAGTAAGAATAGTACCATCCATATCAAGTTCAACATTGCCAACAGTATTATTAATAGCATCAATTGTATCTCTCATTTGAATTTCTTTTCTCGCTGATTCCTCTTGTGTAGCTTGTAATTCTTCCATGTTTTGCCGCATTTCTTCTTCTTGTGCAGCTAATTCTTCACCTTTTTGTTGTGATTCTTGCAGTAGTATTGCTGTTTGTTCATTAATTTTTACACTTGAAATAGTTGATGCAATATTTTCCCCGAGTTTTTCAACAAAATCAATTTGGTAAGGTTTAAATTCATCAAATGTTGCTATTTCAATAACTCCGAAAACTCCATCATTTAATTTTAGAGGAACCAATAGTAAACTTTTTGGATTTGCAGTTCCAAGTCCCGAAGTAATATTAATATAATCTTCAGGTATATCAGTTAAATAAATGGTTAATTTTTCATAAGCACATCTGCCTACTAAGCCTTCGCCTACTTTAATTTTCTTTTGTAAAAATTTTTTACGATTATATGCAATAGCAGATTTCATTTCGTAATGAATATCCTGATTGTCAATGTCATTAAGGATATAAATTGCTCCTTGATTTACATCAAGGTAATTTATAAGGTTTGACATGACATTATAAGCAAGAATTTGCATATTATCATTGTTTTGGCGCAAAATATCAGCAAATTTTGCAAGTCCTTGTGCTACCCAGTTTCTTAGTTCGTCTTCCTCTTTTCTTTTGTTTTCTTCATTTTCAGCTTTTTGAAGATTGTTACGCATATTAATTAACGAGTTTCCAAGGATATCTTCTTTGCTAAGAGGGGTAAAATCAGCATCAAAATTACCTTTGCCAATTTCAAGTGAAAACTCTGACGTTTTTCGCATACCATCAATATAACTATTTAAAGCTTGCGACATATCTCCAATTTCATCTGTACTGACTTTCATTTTTTCTTTAGGTAAAATTCCTTTAGTCATTATTAAGAGGAAATTTTTAAGACCGTTTATAGGAGTAACGATACTTCTGATAGTGAGAATTGCAATAATAAATGCAATAAAAGTTAAAATTATACCTATAATAATAATTGTGCTCTGAAAATTACCTAAAGAGTTGGACATTTCTGTATTTCTATCTTCGGTTTTTTTCTCAAGTTTACTTGATAATATTTCTAAATTTTTTA is a window encoding:
- a CDS encoding GAF domain-containing protein, whose amino-acid sequence is MKFRFTVGKKLIFGFGIITIAVILSSTLTFITLQKNKKLNEEIANIYTPSVSYLNDLYFLITNSKMLIKNWVFIERINDTPDKIKLSKLHSEDFPYIEDKLLKIKNNWSIEEQETLNNILVSISDTLFESHNNIMSQLNSFDAYEDVMIIFEVNPMVEEGGEVIVQTDSILKNLEILSSKLEKKTEDRNTEMSNSLGNFQSTIIIIGIILTFIAFIIAILTIRSIVTPINGLKNFLLIMTKGILPKEKMKVSTDEIGDMSQALNSYIDGMRKTSEFSLEIGKGNFDADFTPLSKEDILGNSLINMRNNLQKAENEENKRKEEDELRNWVAQGLAKFADILRQNNDNMQILAYNVMSNLINYLDVNQGAIYILNDIDNQDIHYEMKSAIAYNRKKFLQKKIKVGEGLVGRCAYEKLTIYLTDIPEDYINITSGLGTANPKSLLLVPLKLNDGVFGVIEIATFDEFKPYQIDFVEKLGENIASTISSVKINEQTAILLQESQQKGEELAAQEEEMRQNMEELQATQEESARKEIQMRDTIDAINNTVGNVELDMDGTILTTNNLFAEIIKINASDIIGKKFISLSIDENEDYQAMWNNLRNGIAFEQTSKYSTIHGDVWLKESFNPFKNTEGDYDKVLVLIIDITEKINLEEKLKTLKSNSSA